The bacterium DNA window CGACGCCTTTCTCGAGGCGGGCGCCCCGGCGCCTCCCTGGCTGGAGGCCCGGCCCAAGCGATGACCGCCATCGAAATCATCCCCCTCGCCGGATTGCCGGAGGTGCGGCCGGGCGATCCGCTCGGCCGGCTGATCGCGGACGCCCTCCAGCGCGAGAAGATCGCCCTTCGCGAGGGCGATGTGCTCGCCGTCGCGCAGAAGATCGTCAGCAAGGCCGAGGGGCGCTTCGTGCGGCTCTCCGATGTCGAGCCCTCGCCCGAGGCGGTTCGC harbors:
- a CDS encoding coenzyme F420-0:L-glutamate ligase; translation: MTAIEIIPLAGLPEVRPGDPLGRLIADALQREKIALREGDVLAVAQKIVSKAEGRFVRLSDVEPSPEAVRIAGRDGRDARLVEVVLRESNEIVIATERALIVEHRSGAVCAHAGVDRSNLAEGA